A window of Cellulomonas fimi contains these coding sequences:
- a CDS encoding TasA family protein, with protein MMDDLLQEMIDPAPPQRDQPRRRRMWTTVGIVGLAVVGATSLTTSALFSDTDSTSAEISTGTVDLAVGATAFTLPPGGMAPGDTVYTPVTVSNDGSLQLRYAIEYRSETLATGPAPAPTLADGATPQSLGNVVQLAIFETAQCDAGGVAVAPQLGAVDGAATPLATDFTAIVGSAATGPDADDRELGAGTNETLCVRVHLPIGADNSYQDTALALSLRMQAEQVANNDGTPAT; from the coding sequence ATGATGGACGACCTGCTCCAGGAGATGATCGACCCCGCGCCGCCGCAGCGGGACCAGCCCCGCCGCCGGCGCATGTGGACCACGGTCGGCATCGTCGGGCTCGCGGTCGTCGGGGCGACCTCGCTGACCACCTCGGCGCTGTTCAGCGACACGGACTCCACCAGCGCGGAGATCTCGACCGGCACGGTCGACCTCGCCGTCGGCGCGACGGCCTTCACGCTCCCGCCCGGCGGCATGGCGCCCGGCGACACCGTCTACACGCCGGTGACGGTCAGCAACGACGGCTCGCTGCAGCTGCGCTACGCGATCGAGTACCGCTCCGAGACGCTCGCCACCGGTCCGGCGCCCGCACCGACGCTCGCGGACGGCGCGACGCCGCAGTCGCTCGGGAACGTCGTGCAGCTCGCGATCTTCGAGACGGCGCAGTGCGACGCCGGCGGTGTGGCGGTCGCGCCGCAGCTCGGCGCGGTCGACGGGGCCGCGACCCCGCTGGCGACCGACTTCACCGCGATCGTCGGCAGCGCGGCGACGGGCCCGGACGCCGACGACCGCGAGCTCGGCGCGGGCACGAACGAGACGCTCTGCGTCCGCGTGCACCTCCCGATCGGCGCCGACAACAGCTACCAGGACACGGCGCTCGCGCTCTCCCTGCGCATGCAGGCCGAGCAGGTCGCGAACAACGACGGCACACCGGCCACCTGA
- a CDS encoding response regulator, translating to MADDQVKVLVVEDDVDTAQFVRTVLERRGGMSATVVHDPMSALAEVAQQTFDVVLTDIQMPGMSGLELLGELRSRAPGVPVAVMTAFASVDYAVEALRRDADEFLVKPVGAAILVEKVRALAAEGRSRRDAAGPTETVLAVGAHPDDVEIGVGATLASHRAAGDTVVVLTLSSGAIGGEVHARRHEALAAAAVIGARLYLHDFEDTRLDPAGGLITTIEETIAEVSPTIVYTHSVHDRHQDHRAVHQAVQVAARRVPSLACFQSPSSTVDFQPDTFVPVDGFVETKLQMLAAFESQAHRDYMEPELVRATARYWSRFGTGRYAEPLETVRVAAMISGSGRAGGIAAAAHQPAPLTHDDTGGTR from the coding sequence GTGGCCGACGACCAGGTGAAGGTGCTCGTCGTCGAGGACGACGTCGACACCGCCCAATTCGTCCGGACCGTCCTGGAACGTCGCGGTGGGATGTCCGCCACCGTCGTGCACGACCCGATGTCGGCGCTCGCCGAGGTCGCGCAGCAGACGTTCGACGTCGTCCTGACTGACATCCAGATGCCCGGCATGAGCGGGCTCGAGCTCCTCGGGGAGCTGCGCTCGCGCGCGCCCGGCGTCCCCGTCGCCGTGATGACCGCCTTCGCGAGCGTCGACTACGCCGTCGAGGCGCTGCGCCGCGACGCCGACGAGTTCCTCGTCAAGCCCGTCGGGGCCGCGATCCTCGTCGAGAAGGTCCGGGCGCTCGCCGCCGAGGGCCGCAGCCGCCGGGACGCCGCCGGCCCCACCGAGACCGTGCTGGCCGTCGGCGCCCACCCCGACGACGTCGAGATCGGGGTCGGCGCGACGCTCGCCTCGCACCGCGCCGCCGGGGACACGGTCGTCGTCCTCACGCTGTCGAGCGGCGCGATCGGCGGCGAGGTCCACGCACGCCGGCACGAGGCGCTCGCCGCGGCGGCCGTCATCGGCGCGCGGCTGTACCTGCACGACTTCGAGGACACCCGGCTCGACCCCGCGGGCGGGCTCATCACGACGATCGAGGAGACGATCGCCGAGGTGTCGCCGACGATCGTCTACACGCACTCCGTGCACGACCGGCACCAGGACCACCGCGCGGTGCACCAGGCCGTGCAGGTCGCCGCGCGCCGCGTGCCGTCGCTCGCGTGCTTCCAGAGCCCGTCGTCGACCGTCGACTTCCAGCCCGACACGTTCGTGCCCGTCGACGGCTTCGTCGAGACGAAGCTGCAGATGCTCGCCGCGTTCGAGTCGCAGGCGCACCGCGACTACATGGAGCCCGAGCTCGTGCGCGCGACCGCCCGCTACTGGTCGCGGTTCGGGACCGGCCGGTACGCGGAGCCCCTGGAGACGGTCCGGGTGGCCGCGATGATCTCGGGATCGGGGCGCGCGGGCGGGATCGCCGCGGCCGCGCACCAGCCCGCGCCGCTGACGCACGACGACACGGGAGGCACGCGATGA
- a CDS encoding FAD-binding oxidoreductase, giving the protein MSFVSPALGTDSRPTGAAAVRALRDAVPAVHLPGTDGYARHTATSNLTHRLSPLAVVEATGPADVSATLRIAAAFGVQVAVQGTGHGATEEMRDAILVHTAALDELTVHADERWARVGAGVRWERVLEATAPHGLAALCGSSPDVGVVGLLTGGGLGPVARSHGLSSDTVRAFDVVTGDGVLRRVTPDEHPDLFWGLRGGKGTLGIVTAVEIDLLDLPDLYAGGLWFAEPDVAAVLRTWGQWCELLPEEGTTSVAVMRLPDMDPFPAPLRGQVTLHVRFAWTGDPAVGEEMIRAIRSVAAPVVDTVRTMPYAALGDVHADPVDPMPLHETHHLLHGFGVAGADRLLDLVGPGVDSALVAVEVRQLGGRVREGDPCAYAHRDAGYSVLAIGLMIPEVAQVVTRDAARVAHGLEPWVVDGGLPNFTDAAGAAWADRVFTPLVARRLRALTRTYDPAGVLLAARGVRTAA; this is encoded by the coding sequence ATGTCGTTCGTCAGCCCCGCCCTCGGGACGGACTCCCGCCCGACCGGCGCCGCCGCCGTGCGCGCCCTGCGCGACGCCGTCCCCGCCGTCCACCTGCCCGGCACCGACGGCTACGCGCGCCACACCGCGACGTCGAACCTCACGCACCGCCTCAGCCCGCTCGCCGTGGTCGAGGCCACCGGCCCGGCCGACGTGAGCGCCACGCTGCGGATCGCCGCCGCGTTCGGCGTGCAGGTCGCGGTGCAGGGCACCGGCCACGGCGCGACCGAGGAGATGCGCGACGCGATCCTCGTCCACACCGCCGCGCTCGACGAGCTCACCGTGCACGCCGACGAGCGCTGGGCGCGCGTCGGTGCCGGCGTCCGCTGGGAGCGGGTGCTGGAGGCGACCGCGCCGCACGGGCTCGCCGCGCTGTGCGGGTCGTCGCCCGACGTGGGCGTCGTCGGCCTGCTCACCGGCGGCGGACTCGGTCCGGTCGCACGCTCGCACGGCCTGTCGTCCGACACGGTCCGCGCCTTCGACGTCGTGACGGGCGACGGCGTGCTGCGGCGCGTCACGCCGGACGAGCACCCCGACCTGTTCTGGGGCCTGCGCGGCGGCAAGGGCACCCTCGGCATCGTCACCGCGGTCGAGATCGACCTGCTGGACCTGCCCGACCTCTACGCGGGCGGTCTGTGGTTCGCGGAGCCCGACGTGGCCGCGGTCCTGCGGACGTGGGGCCAGTGGTGCGAGCTGCTGCCCGAGGAGGGCACCACGTCCGTCGCCGTCATGCGGCTGCCCGACATGGACCCGTTCCCCGCGCCGCTGCGCGGCCAGGTCACGCTGCACGTGCGCTTCGCGTGGACCGGCGACCCGGCCGTCGGCGAAGAGATGATCCGCGCGATCCGCTCCGTCGCCGCGCCGGTCGTGGACACCGTCCGGACGATGCCGTACGCCGCGCTGGGCGACGTCCACGCCGACCCGGTCGACCCGATGCCGCTGCACGAGACGCACCACCTGCTGCACGGCTTCGGCGTGGCGGGCGCGGACCGCCTGCTCGATCTCGTCGGCCCGGGCGTCGACTCGGCGCTCGTCGCCGTCGAGGTGCGGCAGCTCGGCGGGCGGGTGCGCGAGGGCGACCCGTGCGCGTACGCGCACCGCGACGCCGGGTACAGCGTGCTCGCGATCGGCCTGATGATCCCGGAGGTCGCCCAGGTCGTGACGCGGGACGCCGCGCGCGTCGCGCACGGCCTCGAGCCGTGGGTCGTCGACGGCGGCCTGCCGAACTTCACCGACGCCGCGGGCGCGGCGTGGGCGGACCGGGTGTTCACGCCGCTGGTCGCGCGCCGGCTGCGCGCGCTCACCCGCACCTACGACCCGGCGGGCGTGCTGCTCGCCGCGCGCGGGGTACGGACCGCCGCCTGA
- a CDS encoding response regulator: MTDDDTTTRPARARTTARVLVVDDEPDERALLATHLRRAGCEVVEAPSAEAALADESQLDVDVAFVDLRLPGMGGWELVEELRRRRPGLPVVVTSVLDEHDYPDVEAALPKPFVGEHVRAALERALPDGSP, from the coding sequence ATGACCGACGACGACACGACCACCCGACCGGCCCGGGCGCGCACGACCGCCCGCGTGCTGGTCGTCGACGACGAGCCCGACGAGCGCGCGCTGCTCGCGACGCACCTGCGCCGGGCGGGGTGCGAGGTCGTCGAGGCGCCGAGTGCGGAGGCCGCCCTGGCCGACGAGTCGCAGCTCGACGTCGACGTCGCGTTCGTGGACCTGCGGCTCCCGGGCATGGGCGGCTGGGAGCTGGTCGAGGAGCTGCGCCGGCGGCGGCCCGGGCTGCCGGTCGTCGTCACGTCCGTGCTCGACGAGCACGACTACCCCGACGTCGAGGCCGCACTGCCGAAGCCGTTCGTGGGGGAGCACGTGCGCGCCGCGCTCGAGCGGGCGCTGCCGGACGGGTCGCCGTGA
- a CDS encoding PHP domain-containing protein → MTTGTAAGPSLRGDHHVHSAFSDDAVSTPAENLAAARAAGLDTIRMVDHVRVSTTYVPDFLAVVRGLPPVDGLRVLTGVEAKILDADGRVDAPPEVLAALGRPDGADRVLLADHQFPGPDGPWSPRVVVEHLASGALTPAGAVETLVTATVRAVRRVGRAQLAHPLSLLPKIGLTEDDVPDDLLDELAAVAVATGTPVEVNEKWRCPGPRVLARWAAAGVTLVASTDAHVADDVGRYAWLRGSGRLDA, encoded by the coding sequence ATGACGACCGGCACGGCCGCCGGCCCGTCGCTGCGCGGCGACCACCACGTGCACTCGGCGTTCTCCGACGACGCGGTCAGCACGCCCGCCGAGAACCTCGCGGCGGCCCGCGCGGCGGGGCTCGACACGATCCGCATGGTCGACCACGTCCGCGTCTCCACGACGTACGTGCCCGACTTCCTCGCGGTCGTGCGCGGACTGCCGCCCGTCGACGGGCTGCGCGTCCTGACCGGGGTCGAGGCGAAGATCCTCGACGCCGACGGCCGTGTCGACGCGCCGCCCGAGGTGCTCGCGGCGCTCGGCCGCCCCGACGGCGCGGACCGCGTGCTGCTCGCCGACCACCAGTTCCCCGGCCCCGACGGTCCGTGGAGCCCGCGCGTCGTCGTCGAGCACCTCGCGTCCGGTGCGCTGACGCCCGCGGGGGCCGTCGAGACGCTCGTGACCGCGACCGTGCGGGCCGTGCGACGCGTCGGGCGTGCCCAGCTCGCGCACCCGCTGTCGCTGCTGCCGAAGATCGGCCTCACCGAGGACGACGTGCCCGACGACCTGCTCGACGAGCTCGCCGCCGTCGCCGTCGCGACCGGCACGCCCGTCGAGGTCAACGAGAAGTGGCGCTGCCCGGGTCCGCGCGTGCTGGCGCGCTGGGCGGCCGCGGGCGTCACGCTGGTCGCGTCGACGGACGCGCACGTCGCCGACGACGTCGGCCGGTACGCATGGCTGCGCGGGTCGGGCAGGCTGGACGCATGA
- a CDS encoding sensor histidine kinase, with protein MTSSYRSTIPSVPAGGGSRLLTKIASRLGDDANVVERQLPFLGVYLVAVLTLWIPSITVSVPWAVWVSAAVAVSVAVVARLVRWRDEPEWTQDLLPIMQIVCIGFLRYGTGGIGSIFTVMIFLPVLALAAQRGWRGPIISVVGVNLVILLPAILDPDTPLDTLVLVRGLFVSLVALVVAVTAHEVTERLRARTEAVAVMRDREQEMVERMRADAFELARVADARRAARDELVSIIDSATEQAIIATDATGVVRVFNAGAERLLGYAQGEVVDRLRITDLYASPEPEPPGGPQRAPGSVAARLLESIVTPEDGVRTGRDARYRRRDGSEVTVRLAVTRRLDVDGSVAGYVIVATDVTEEREASRLKDEFVSLVSHELRTPLTSVLGYLELLLDGTDELTEEQRSYLTVIERNARRQLRLVGDLLLTAQVDAGTFAISPRGIDLADVVTGSVASLGPVAEQAGVRLTTTIEPAPVTADPGRLSQVVDNLVSNAVKFTPAGGEVHLSVGPTPDGGAALSVRDTGIGIAPDELSRLTTRFFRATSATRRAIPGVGLGLAIARAVVDAHGGLLDIESTLGEGTTFVVTLPSAPPHAPA; from the coding sequence GTGACGTCGTCCTACCGCTCGACGATCCCGTCCGTCCCCGCGGGCGGGGGCTCGCGCCTGCTCACGAAGATCGCGTCGCGCCTGGGCGACGACGCGAACGTCGTCGAGCGACAGCTGCCGTTCCTCGGGGTGTACCTCGTCGCCGTCCTGACGCTGTGGATCCCGTCGATCACCGTGTCGGTGCCGTGGGCGGTCTGGGTGTCGGCGGCCGTCGCGGTCTCGGTGGCCGTCGTCGCGCGCCTCGTGCGCTGGCGCGACGAGCCCGAGTGGACGCAGGACCTCCTGCCGATCATGCAGATCGTCTGCATCGGGTTCCTGCGCTACGGCACGGGCGGCATCGGCTCGATCTTCACCGTGATGATCTTCCTGCCCGTGCTCGCGCTCGCCGCGCAGCGCGGGTGGCGCGGCCCGATCATCTCCGTGGTCGGGGTGAACCTCGTCATCCTGCTGCCCGCGATCCTCGACCCGGACACGCCGCTCGACACGCTCGTGCTGGTCCGCGGGCTGTTCGTGTCCCTGGTCGCGCTGGTCGTGGCGGTCACCGCGCACGAGGTCACGGAGCGGCTGCGCGCGCGCACCGAGGCCGTGGCGGTCATGCGCGACCGCGAGCAGGAGATGGTCGAGCGCATGCGCGCCGACGCGTTCGAGCTCGCGCGCGTCGCCGACGCCCGGCGCGCCGCCCGCGACGAGCTGGTGTCGATCATCGACTCCGCGACCGAGCAGGCGATCATCGCGACCGACGCGACGGGTGTGGTCCGTGTCTTCAACGCGGGCGCCGAGAGGCTGCTGGGCTACGCGCAGGGCGAGGTCGTCGACCGGCTGCGGATCACCGACCTGTACGCGTCCCCCGAGCCCGAGCCGCCGGGCGGCCCCCAGCGCGCACCCGGCTCGGTCGCCGCGCGGCTGCTCGAGTCGATCGTGACGCCCGAGGACGGCGTGCGCACGGGTCGCGACGCCCGGTACCGCCGCCGCGACGGGAGCGAGGTCACCGTCCGGCTCGCCGTCACGCGGCGGCTGGACGTCGACGGCAGCGTCGCGGGCTACGTCATCGTCGCCACCGACGTCACGGAGGAGCGCGAGGCGTCCCGTCTCAAGGACGAGTTCGTCAGCCTCGTGAGCCACGAGCTGCGCACGCCGCTGACGTCGGTGCTCGGGTACCTGGAGCTGCTGCTCGACGGCACCGACGAGCTCACCGAGGAGCAGCGCAGCTACCTCACCGTCATCGAGCGCAACGCGCGGCGGCAGCTCCGCCTGGTCGGCGACCTGCTGCTCACGGCCCAGGTCGACGCGGGCACGTTCGCGATCTCCCCGCGCGGCATCGACCTCGCCGACGTCGTCACGGGGTCGGTCGCGTCGTTGGGGCCGGTGGCCGAGCAGGCGGGCGTGCGCCTGACGACGACGATCGAGCCCGCGCCCGTGACGGCCGACCCGGGCCGCCTCTCGCAGGTCGTCGACAACCTCGTCTCCAACGCGGTGAAGTTCACGCCCGCGGGCGGCGAGGTGCACCTGTCGGTCGGCCCGACCCCCGACGGCGGCGCGGCGCTGTCGGTGCGCGACACCGGCATCGGGATCGCGCCCGACGAGCTCAGCCGCCTCACCACCCGGTTCTTCCGGGCGACCTCCGCGACGCGCCGGGCCATCCCCGGCGTGGGGCTCGGTCTCGCGATCGCGCGCGCCGTGGTCGACGCGCACGGCGGCCTGCTCGACATCGAGAGCACGCTCGGGGAGGGGACGACGTTCGTCGTGACCCTGCCGTCCGCCCCGCCGCACGCCCCGGCCTGA
- a CDS encoding LLM class flavin-dependent oxidoreductase — translation MQFGIFSVGDVTTDPTTGHTPDDTERVRNMLTIAEHADAAGLDVFATGEHHNPPFVPSSPTTMLGYLAGRTKNIVLSTATTLITTNDPVRLAEEYAMLQVISDGRMDLMLGRGNTGPVYPWFGQDIRQGIPLAIENYALLRRLWTEDVVDWSGKFRTPLQGFTSTPRPLDGVAPFVWHASIRSPEIAEQAAYYGDGFLHNAIFWPMEHTAQMVNFYRQRFEHYGHGQADQAIVGLGGQVFVRKDSQKAWDEFRPYFDVAPVYGHGPSMEEFTRDTPLTVGSPQQVIDRYGKFFEQVGHYQRQMFLVDHAGLPLKTVLEQIDLLAEEIVPVLRREAEAVRPAHVPANPPSHADRVAAARAAGTLPATPATAAADRWTGRTAEDDVEAADAVTR, via the coding sequence ATGCAGTTCGGGATCTTCAGCGTCGGCGACGTCACCACCGACCCGACCACCGGGCACACCCCCGACGACACCGAGCGCGTGCGGAACATGCTCACGATCGCCGAGCACGCGGACGCCGCCGGCCTCGACGTCTTCGCGACGGGCGAGCACCACAACCCGCCGTTCGTCCCGTCGTCGCCCACGACGATGCTCGGCTACCTCGCGGGCCGCACGAAGAACATCGTGCTGTCGACCGCGACCACGCTCATCACCACCAACGACCCCGTCCGGCTGGCCGAGGAGTACGCGATGCTCCAGGTCATCTCCGACGGCCGCATGGACCTCATGCTCGGCCGCGGCAACACCGGCCCCGTCTACCCGTGGTTCGGCCAGGACATCCGCCAGGGCATCCCGCTCGCGATCGAGAACTACGCGCTGCTGCGCCGGCTGTGGACCGAGGACGTCGTCGACTGGTCCGGCAAGTTCCGCACCCCGCTGCAGGGCTTCACCTCGACCCCGCGCCCGCTCGACGGCGTCGCACCGTTCGTGTGGCACGCGTCGATCCGCTCGCCCGAGATCGCCGAGCAGGCCGCGTACTACGGCGACGGGTTCCTGCACAACGCGATCTTCTGGCCCATGGAGCACACCGCGCAGATGGTGAACTTCTACCGCCAGCGCTTCGAGCACTACGGGCACGGGCAGGCCGACCAGGCGATCGTCGGGCTCGGCGGCCAGGTGTTCGTCCGCAAGGACTCGCAGAAGGCGTGGGACGAGTTCCGCCCCTACTTCGACGTCGCCCCCGTCTACGGCCACGGCCCGTCGATGGAGGAGTTCACGCGCGACACCCCGCTCACCGTCGGGTCGCCGCAGCAGGTCATCGACCGGTACGGGAAGTTCTTCGAGCAGGTCGGCCACTACCAGCGGCAGATGTTCCTCGTCGACCACGCCGGCCTCCCGCTCAAGACCGTGCTCGAGCAGATCGACCTCCTCGCCGAGGAGATCGTGCCCGTGCTGCGCCGCGAGGCCGAGGCCGTCCGCCCCGCGCACGTCCCGGCGAACCCGCCGTCGCACGCCGACCGCGTCGCGGCCGCCCGTGCCGCCGGCACACTGCCCGCCACCCCCGCGACCGCCGCCGCCGACCGCTGGACCGGCCGGACCGCGGAGGACGACGTGGAAGCAGCGGACGCCGTCACGCGTTGA
- a CDS encoding ATP-grasp domain-containing protein, whose product MTRVLVTGAGGPAGVAVIRSLQRRGDVEVYAADMDRWASAIYLVPPERRRLVPAGRAPEFVDVVRAMCRDDGIDVLYPTVDVELPRLAAARDDLAADGTLLASPTLATIETCLDKLALARACARTVRVPRTELVGTPEATSGWDFPVIVKPRRGAGSRGVRTVFTAAELDAVHAEEDLLVQEMLPGDEYSVDVLAGPDGRVIAAVPRARLRVDSGVAVAGVTVRDDELVAAASAVARAVGLTSVANVQLKRDADGTPALLEVNPRFPGAMPLTIAAGVDMPSLTLDAVLGRDVPERVDFAEIANVRYLEDVFLPVDEVLPAPDAAHAPSGA is encoded by the coding sequence ATGACCAGGGTCCTCGTCACGGGAGCGGGCGGGCCCGCGGGCGTCGCCGTGATCCGCTCGCTGCAGCGGCGGGGCGACGTCGAGGTGTACGCCGCCGACATGGACCGGTGGGCCAGCGCGATCTACCTCGTGCCGCCCGAGCGTCGGCGGCTCGTGCCCGCGGGACGTGCGCCCGAGTTCGTCGACGTCGTGCGCGCGATGTGCCGCGACGACGGCATCGACGTGCTCTACCCGACCGTCGACGTCGAGCTGCCGCGGCTCGCCGCCGCCCGCGACGACCTGGCGGCCGACGGCACGCTGCTCGCGTCACCCACGCTCGCCACCATCGAGACGTGCCTGGACAAGCTCGCGCTCGCCCGCGCGTGCGCGCGCACCGTCCGGGTGCCCCGGACCGAGCTCGTCGGGACGCCCGAGGCCACGTCGGGCTGGGACTTCCCCGTCATCGTGAAGCCGCGCCGCGGGGCCGGCTCCCGCGGGGTCCGGACGGTCTTCACGGCCGCGGAGCTCGACGCCGTGCACGCCGAGGAGGACCTGCTCGTGCAGGAGATGCTCCCCGGCGACGAGTACTCGGTCGACGTCCTCGCCGGTCCCGACGGCCGCGTGATCGCCGCGGTGCCGCGCGCGCGCCTGCGCGTCGACTCCGGCGTCGCGGTCGCGGGCGTGACCGTGCGCGACGACGAGCTCGTCGCCGCCGCGTCCGCGGTCGCCCGCGCGGTCGGTCTGACGAGCGTCGCGAACGTGCAGCTCAAGCGGGACGCCGACGGCACGCCCGCGCTCCTCGAGGTCAACCCCCGCTTCCCCGGCGCGATGCCGCTGACGATCGCCGCGGGCGTCGACATGCCGTCGCTCACGCTCGACGCGGTGCTCGGCCGCGACGTGCCCGAGCGCGTCGACTTCGCCGAGATCGCGAACGTCCGGTACCTCGAGGACGTGTTCCTGCCCGTCGACGAGGTCCTGCCCGCACCCGACGCCGCGCACGCCCCGTCCGGCGCATGA
- a CDS encoding FMN reductase, protein MSNRSIVVVSAGLSQPSSTRLLADRLADATVAELAQRGITAQVETVELRDLAHEIVNMTLTGFASGPLREVLDTVERADGVIAVSPVFSASYSGLFKSFVDVLDKDTLVGRPVLLGATGGTARHSLALEYALRPLFAYLRADVVPTAVFAATDDWADAGSDRVNPLPDRIRRAGRQLAEEVADREPSAPTGLYDAVPSFEDLLGG, encoded by the coding sequence ATGAGCAACCGCTCGATCGTCGTCGTCTCGGCCGGGCTGTCCCAGCCCTCCTCGACGCGGCTGCTGGCCGACCGGCTGGCCGACGCGACCGTGGCCGAGCTCGCCCAGCGCGGCATCACCGCGCAGGTCGAGACCGTGGAGCTGCGGGACCTCGCCCACGAGATCGTCAACATGACCCTCACGGGGTTCGCGTCCGGGCCGCTGCGGGAGGTGCTCGACACGGTCGAGCGGGCCGACGGCGTCATCGCCGTGTCGCCCGTGTTCTCCGCGTCCTACTCGGGGCTGTTCAAGTCCTTCGTCGACGTGCTCGACAAGGACACGCTCGTCGGGCGGCCCGTGCTGCTCGGCGCGACCGGCGGCACCGCGCGGCACTCGCTCGCGCTCGAGTACGCGCTGCGCCCGCTGTTCGCCTACCTGCGGGCCGACGTCGTGCCGACCGCGGTGTTCGCCGCGACCGACGACTGGGCCGACGCGGGCAGCGACCGCGTCAACCCGCTGCCCGACCGCATCCGCCGGGCCGGCCGCCAGCTGGCCGAGGAGGTCGCCGACCGCGAGCCCAGCGCCCCCACGGGCCTGTACGACGCGGTCCCGTCCTTCGAGGACCTCCTGGGCGGCTGA
- a CDS encoding signal peptidase I: MPSVPPRTRTTRAPRPTWRRLVSAALWTVVAVCGAAYAASLLVPLWYQVNDERLLIVTSGSMAPMFEAGDAVVLQAITRESDLKVGQVVSFWPVGSQQLVTHRIVALRHLPELTDDPVTGERVPRVGTDGAPVTKPYVFTKGDANAEADPNAIPITRVRGVVLDVHRGWGWVLQWSTSASGRAVMLVPPLLALATLELLAVFDGRRERRAAAASAQADARRFDDLLLD; this comes from the coding sequence ATGCCGAGCGTGCCACCGCGCACCAGGACGACGCGTGCCCCGCGTCCGACCTGGCGCCGCCTGGTGTCCGCCGCGCTCTGGACGGTCGTGGCGGTCTGCGGGGCCGCCTACGCCGCGTCGCTGCTGGTCCCGCTCTGGTACCAGGTGAACGACGAGCGGCTGCTCATCGTGACGTCCGGGTCGATGGCCCCGATGTTCGAGGCCGGCGACGCCGTGGTCCTGCAGGCGATCACGCGTGAGTCGGACCTCAAGGTCGGGCAGGTCGTGTCGTTCTGGCCGGTCGGGTCGCAGCAGCTCGTCACGCACCGGATCGTCGCGCTGCGCCACCTGCCGGAGCTCACGGACGACCCGGTGACGGGCGAGCGCGTCCCCCGGGTCGGGACCGACGGCGCGCCCGTCACCAAGCCGTACGTGTTCACCAAGGGCGACGCGAACGCCGAGGCCGACCCGAACGCGATCCCCATCACGCGCGTGCGCGGCGTCGTGCTCGACGTGCACCGCGGGTGGGGGTGGGTGCTGCAGTGGTCCACGTCGGCGTCGGGCCGCGCGGTGATGCTCGTGCCGCCGCTGCTCGCGCTCGCGACGCTCGAGCTGCTGGCCGTCTTCGACGGTCGCCGGGAGCGCCGCGCGGCCGCCGCGAGCGCCCAGGCCGACGCGAGGAGGTTCGATGACCTCCTCCTCGACTGA